The following nucleotide sequence is from Hevea brasiliensis isolate MT/VB/25A 57/8 chromosome 7, ASM3005281v1, whole genome shotgun sequence.
CGTAATGATAGCGCTTACTTTGACTAATGCAAATAGAAATAGGAAATTACAGCAACCCCGATCAATGAGAAGTGTACTTACAAGAACACTTATCACTAATACAATATACCTGAGCTGGCTAATAATCAAATAATGCAATATGGATAGAGAAAAGTAACCAGAACCAGCAAGTTCTAGATGATACAACTACTGAAATCCAGCTTGGCCCCCAGTTTTTCTTTCTCAATGACTGTGCAAGGAAAAATCAGACTCCGCCATCCTATATGGCACGACGGGTATGTTCAAAATTGTAATTACTGCTGGAAAGCAGAGCTTAGAAATATGAACAAATGGGATGCAACTTAAACGGGTAGACGGCAATTTGGGGTTGGGGGTGGAGGGCAAAATTTGCAGGTACCAGTCTCACATTCTCTGCACTTCAACGACTCAAATAGTAGCGGATGCTAATAACTTCCACGCTTTCAATGCATTCAAAACACAACAAAAGTTAAATAACGAAATTAATTCATTTCACCTGACCAATAAGTAGTGCTTATCCATAACCAACTCATCTATTGCTGATTAAACATGATATTACAGACAATGAATGGATAAATTTGCAGCCTAGTTTTTACCATCAAATCACTGTAATATACATCTTGTGCATGTGTGGAACAGATCATAATAAATCATGATTTCTTCACAAGGAACACATGGCTTAATCAAAAGAACACAACTGAGAGACGGTAAAGAAAATTTGGGGAGAGGCAATTGTAGGGCCCCACATGATTAGCACTCTATACGAAAGAAATTCCATACTACAAAAAGTACTTCATCCGATCATCTCTCCTCATGGCAATGTATACAGCTTGGACCTGGAAAGCAAAACAAAAGGTTCGTATCAACGAATTTTGTTCTATTATGTCCACATCAAAGCAAAAAGATATGGCATATCATTTATTAATAGTGAACCAAGTTTCCCCGGTATTTTGATTGATGCCAAAACAAATCATAAAATTTCCTTCTCTCCCCCATTTTTGTTACCTTCCCCTTTAGGCAGGGAGGAGGCATTAAAATCACGAGTGTCCACATATCAAcctctttcttttattttccatgACAAAGACAAATTGACAAGCAGTACGGCACTAATACTTTTGTGTTCTCTGCATGCATGCATGTGTTTTGAAAGTGAGGAAGAGAGGGATACAAAGAGACCTGTTCACTGGAAACAACTTGAACTGGACCAATGTTGACAGATACGTACTTGCCCCTCGATGATACTTTCTGCTTCACATGACCCTGACAACATTTTTTTTCGAATCAGATATGTGttctcaattaaaattattgtggGAAGTTAATTTCAACTGGTCATCACACATTTTCACCAGTCTACGAAGCGAGCATCAGAATCAAATTTGCCTATCTATGATCAgcaattatatttatttcaaatagCAAGAAGTTCTAGAACAATAAGAGATTTGAAACAAATAGCCAATAATTAAATACAACTTCACAATTCCTGACTCTGCAATCACTGACAATAAAACAAATGAGTTCAAAAGTAATAACAAGTATCACTCTTTAATAAGAACCCCAAATTTCACTATTTATGAGACCAAAAGTCAGAATTGAAAACAAATTCTACACAGATCCTTAATTTGCTATTATATCAAGTGTtggggacaaaaaaaaaaaaaaaatcttcagtCATTACTCTCTAGAGCAATGTGTTGCCTTCATTAGTCTAGTAAACTATATAATATTGAATATTTCACTGATGTAATGATAAGACATTCTCCATCTAAATATTCCTTCATTCAGAAATTTCAGGTTTGGATGAATGCAATCTCAGCAGGTAACAACACTTGCAATGAATTGAACTGTTCAAGTTAGTAAAAAAATCACCTATGTAAATGATCATTCAACACACAATGTTTTCCAATCTCAGCTGGCAAGGATAAAAAAGTaactatgaaatatttaaatttctgtcatgtTCTACAGTTCTACTTACTGCATGCATTGGATTAACATCTTTACAAATATCCACTCAGGAGATAAAAGTGTTTGCTGACAATTGTTCATTCATGTTATGCTTTCCTTCTCTTTTATATTGCACTAGACTGTCTTGTAATGATCGCCACTTTTTTAAAGCAGAGGATAGATACCCAGTAATACCCTAAACTAACAAACTTTCGAAGAAATCTACCCAATATATGGTAAGAAACACAAAACACTTGCACAAACAAGCCACCTCGATTTTCCCCCTTCAATGCATCAGTATCCAGCGagtaaacatcatctttaaatcCAATTGCATCAACATGGGAGAAAAAGGATATGCACCTCAGGAATTGGTTGCTGAATTACAGATTCAACAGCAACAACCATAGCTTGCACAAAATCATCACCTCCAGTTCCAATCGCTGTAAACCCTCTAACTGTTGGGTATGAGTTTACCTGGAGAGTGAAAGATATGCTTTAAGGTCAAGACACTATTCCCAAACGGATAAAATCACAAGTCTACTTCACATTTCTTTTACCCTCCATTTGGATTGAGTGTAAGATGGTTTAGTAATGTATGGTATTGTATGGTACTATATGATATGGTACAGTAATTATTCTGATGTTATGGTATGTTTTAATAACTTTTTCTTATTTAGTTTGATAGTATGATAAAATAAAACAGAAAAATTACTAAAATGCTCTTTACctgttttaaatatataaatgatttaGAATATatgtttttaaataaaatattaatttataaagaatTACTCATTACAGTAattaaaaacataatttattaaacttcataatttgTATTTGTTAATTATGTATGGGACAAAAAGGTaactttattaattatttatgagcaattttaaaataaaaatgagattGGAAAATCATTACCCATCGATTTAGTGATTTcaaaaacttggaaaatctcatagTTTTTAAACCATGGAATACCATGACCAGGACTTGCCATTCTTCCCAAATACAATTAAGAACCATACACTACGTTAATAAACCATGACTTTCCATGATCCAAACAGGGGATTAAGGAAACACTAAAGTATTACAAGCTGTTTTTAACCGTTTACTGCATTttcaaatatttaattatgattaatATATCATCTAAAATGCAGTTTGAATCCACAAGCAACATGGAGAATAGTGTCTAGAATTTTATACAAGCAGGAAAGATAACAAACCAAAGCAAAGTGGGAATCAAAACAAAGCAACGAATCGATACCTTCTGATCCAAAGCAAGCCATTCGTTAGTGGAATCATCCGTTACTGTACCTCCAATAACCACATTAGTCGTCTGCCCAACCCTCCCTTCCGACTTAGACACCTCTGGAACCAAACACAAGCAAAATTATCTATCAATACAATAAAAAACCACAACCGAAGCAATAATTTGAAAGGAAATGGTTAAATAAGAACCTGAAATAGCTTTGAGAACAGCTTCTTGTGGAGGCTCTTGGTCCTGTTCATCCTCGGAAGCTGGAGAGGTATTATCACCACTAGAAGCAGAGCAATTGAGGTGACTTGGTCTCGCGCAGTGGAAATCGCGAGCCCTAATGCTTCTCCTACAAAATCCGCAGCTCGATTTAAGGCTTGAAAATCCAGAGGCAGCGGTTCTCGAAGGAAGCGAATAGAGAGATCGATTTTGGTAGTGCAGAGGTCTCCAAGGCTCTGTTATGAACACAGAGCAACGCACAAGGGTCCGGCAAGCCATTTCTGGTTTTCTTCCATTTACGCAACTATTTTATGTTGCATTTGGTTTTGGCTATCCGATTagcgagattttttttttccctatcATCGGTGACGTGGCAGTTTTCCCAACAAAGTAGGAAAACTCTGTACGCATGTAAATACACTCCATTAATAACAAAATtagtaaaatataattttagtCTTACTATGTGCCATAAAAAAATGTGTTattataattttagttaaaatttattatgaTTTTATACAATGTATTATTTATAAGTTAGCTGAGTATATATACTCAGTGTAGTAAATTTTTttcaatatattattaatttcgaGTTAATGATAAAAATCTCTAAAAGATCAACTTAATCATGAAATTAAGTATTCATAACATAGGCTATAATAGAAATAGTaatgaattgaaattttttttagcTGATTGATGCGACTAAATTTTATTAgagaattttaataataatataatcaaattttaaataGATTTAAGTTTTAGTAAATATTATCGTTGTTtggattgaatttaaattttatgtattgattacttgttattctaatttatttatataaataattaattaaatttaaatatatattttataataatatttatatatttttatatgttatatttttaaaaaaaataaaatttaaatattttataaaattattaataaaaatatattttatataaatattagttAAAATATATAAAGCTATACTAATTTAGATagcattatttaattaataataatcaaatttagTACAATTTTAGATATTAAAAGTATTTGATTTTGAATAAGGTGAATTTTTAAGTAACTAATCTTTAAGTTATAAAGTGAGTTTGAAGTGAATTACTTCAATATTTATCTATCGAAGTGCACACTTTTCATCTCTGtatttcaaaataaattaaattaatgatacaAAAATAAATTATCTCAAAAGGTGTTGAGTTGAAATTCTATTCTAATTAAAGAATTTTGTGATTCTGAAAAATTCACCTATAGGAAAATCAAGAACGGAGAGCTCTATTCTTTTTCGTTCACTCTTTAGTCTTAAAAACGCTGATTTTAAAAATGAGTGATTGCCTTCTTTAACTCTTATTGTTCAACCTGAGAATAAAAACCTAATAGGGATGCTAAtattaattctcatcaaatataattTTATGTTTCTAATGCCAAAATATTAAATAATCATATTTTGACTTTGTtaaatattagttttttttttgttcaacTTCATAATATTGTTTAATAATATTGAAAGCGTTTTAaatattatgagattttaaatttaaattttaattagaatgaaataataataaagcataaaatcaaagaaaattttttttcattgttagaagaaagaatacaagtaatgaagaaaaggattgtgtatttgtctgtgtctcatttacagagatattacatctatttatacatgaaaatatgaactaatttggacaagaataataattgcaataattatgctacacaaatctcctataatcatgctaattgctgtaattatgttacacaaatctcctataatcatactaattgctgtaattatgctaacaccccccctcaaactcaaggtggtagcacaagtgccaacttgagtttgcttaagagatcctgaaagcgagcgggaggatgcgttttggtgaatatatcagcggtttggctgacagaggagacaggaatcaaacatatagtgccatgagcaacatgatgacgtacaaaatgacaatcaatttcgatgtgtttggtacgctcatgaaatacatcattatgagaaatctgtatggcacttctattatcgcaatgaagcattgtggcagaagaatgagtgacacccaaatcagttaataaccaccgtaaccaaagtaattcagatgtagcatcagcaagagcacgatattcagattctgtgctagaacgtgcaacaatagtttgctttttgctacgccaagagataagagaattacccaagaagaaacaagaaccagttgtagagcgacgatctgtcagatcaccagcccaatcagcatcagagtagccagataatactagggaggaggtagcggaaaagtgcaaaccatgaaaaagagtgcctttgatataacgaaggattcgaagtactgcagagaaatgagttgagcgaggagcagacataaactggctgaccagatgaacagcatatgaaatatcaagtcgagtaactgtgagataaacaagactctcgacaagctgtcgatataaagtaggatcatcaagaggagtgtcatcaagaggtgtaagtttgcaattgagctccaatggggttgatactgttttgctattagtgatgcctgctcgagaaagtaagtcggatgcatacttggcttgagatagataatagccatcagaattttgagaaacttcaagacccaaaaaatatatgagagaacccaggtctttcatttcaaaatgttgattgagataatgttgtaactctagaataccagatgaatcatctcctgttattatcatatcatcaacataaagcaacagaagaacaataccactgtcagttcggcgagtgaataatgcagaattatgtggactagagagaaaaccaagttgagcaagagtggaactaaatttggcaaaccaggccctgggagcttgttttaatccatataaggctcgtcgaagtttgcaaaccttatgaggagaatgataaccaggtggaggatgcatataaacctcttctgttaaatcaccatgaagaaaagcatttttgacatccatctggaaaagtttccatttacgaactgtagcaatagctaagagactgcgaataAATGTTAATCGGGtcactggagcaaaagtttcttcatagtcgataccatactcttgagtgtaccctttggctactaagcgagctttgtagcgttcaatagttccatcagaacgtgtcttgattttgtaaatccatttgcaaccaataggggtcttgtttggtggaagatcaactacatcccaagtatgagttttctctaaagcctgaagttcgtcagtcatagcttgctgccaaagagggtcagtacttgcctcacgataggtataataataggtatgaaagaatggtataataataggtatgaaagaatgaaccagaatagcttgtagagagagcagagagacccaaaaaaactagaaataaaagctttatggctctgataccatgttagaagaaagaatacaagtaatgaagaaaatgattgtgtatttgtctgtgtctcatttatagagatattacatctatttatacatgaaaatatgaactaatttggacaagaataataattgctataattatgctacacaaatctcctataatcatgctaattgctgtaattatgttacacaaatctcctataatcatgctaattgctgtaattatgctaatatTCATAAACATGTTTTTTAAACACTTATAATAATGATTACATATATGGGTGAGTTATGACTATTATGTTTACTATATTTTCTTGGCTATCCTGAGTTTCACTTGCAGATGAGAAAACCCAATATATTCAAATCCATGCAATTTCGGTGAATTAGAGCTCCGTAACTAATGGTTCAATTGGAAAGCACAATAGCTCAATATATTATATTGGGCTTTGCTCTCACAATTCTCTAATCTCTCAATCAATCATTAATTTAACTTGAGCATTAGAGTGATTGTTTAATGGATCATAAAACTCACTTATTCTTTATACTTTACAAGATTAATATACGAAGATCGGTCAAAAAGACTCACAGCATGATAAATGATTCATAGTCATGATATGTTGTACTCATGATATCTTGTATTTGGAACTAGTAGAAGGTCATAGCGTCGTATGCCTGGTGGCTGGACAATGGCAATTTCTTCTCATTTTGTATGTAGGTTGTGCCCTCAAGGCTGAAGGTAGCAACTCTGTTTAGCCAGTCGTGGTGAAATCACATGGAAAAACTTCAGCTTATTATTATACATTGTGAAAGTGTGTAaactgcaaaaaaataaaataaatatataaaatattaatatttatgtgGTTTACTCTCTCAATATTGAGCTACATCTACGGGCATATCATCTTCTACTATCAACAATCAATAAATCATTATTACAAGCTTATAGCTATACTACCCATTAACCCAATTACATCTAAGAGACCCACATtacatcaaactgctcatagtaaatatattaattaatgcaAGAGTCCTCTCATCAATAGACAAAAATTCCTTATCTTGAATTCTATGTCATTTCTCCACCTCAGGCCAAAGCCTATTTCCCTGCATAGGACTGCAATGGGTAAGAGCCACTTATCAATGGTTACGCAGTAATTGGCAAGGCCCTTCTCTACAATGAGCAATAACCTCACCCCATGAGCTGAAAGTCACTCTTTTCAATGGGCAAAAGGTCAAATAACCTTTTCCATTATctccctatttatagtgttaattcccttaattcttatctgattaggagtcatactcaatttaggaataacactaaaataagttcTACTCATTATAAGAAATATTCCTCTGTTCTATTGAAGAATATTTCTCACGCTCAAATTAGGAAAATATCTCTCTCCAAATACCATTagaattttgagttataattctAAGACTTACAGTAGCTTTTAAGTTTCTTTATTCTTGTTTTATCTATATCTTTTGGTGCCTAGGTAGATTGATTCAGTATGCTGGAGGCCAACAAATCAAACCCGACATAACATATCGACGGAGACCCTTAACAAGCAGAATGAGTTTTTAGTGGAattacactctctctctctcccatataACAAGATCCCTGAAGCACTCTATCAACTGGCTAAAAGATTGGCTGCAATGCATATGGGAGAAGAATTCCACCCAGAAGCTGCAATAATAAACTATTTTCCATTTTGGGAGGAAAATCTAGGGAGGATTCACCAATAGCCATGTTTCTCCCAAGTGGTGATTATGGCTGGTGAAGCAAGGGAATGCTTTCATGGTAAATTTTTAACTTTCAGGCTCTAAGTTTTCTGATACTGAAGACCTAAACTAGAGCATACTGATTCTCTGCCTTCCAAATTGTGAGCTTTTAATTAGTGTCCAAATGAAAAGGCCTCCCCATAGTAAGGGTTAAGGACACACTGatggaaaattgatgaaattgttGAAGATCTCTGAAGCATTAGAACAAAGAAATAATGAGTATAGCATTAAAAATACTGATTTCTTTTCAGTTGAAGGGCCAAATAATAGATAAGAAAGAATAGAAAAGAGACAATGGAAAAATGAGGAATTACTAGGTACACTCGGTGCATATACACCCTCTCTCACAATCATGTGGGACTCACTTTCTATATAATAGGAATGACTCACTTTCTGTGAGAGAGAGATCACTATTTTTTAGTGCACCGAATGCACCTAATAATTAACATGGGAAAAGACCCAATTGCTATTGCTGAGGGAATGAAGACTTACACGAGTCAAACAAGAAAATAGGATTTAGTTGACGGTTCAAATTTTTGTAATGAAGTTTCTCTTTTTTTAAGTCTTCAGCAAATTATTGAATATGTcattttgaattggaaattggctTTTGTCACTAAGGTTAGTCAAAGTCTAAATTGGCTTTGTCATTTTAGTTCTATACTGAAATCGGACCATAACTGGGCTTACTCGTAAGCTGTAATTGACTAGGTAAAAGCGAACACCTTGAAAAGGTGTAGGAAGACCGGTCAAAAGCAATTTCTTTATTTCGAATTTTCTCGGTACATGCCTTGAGGCAGTCTTCCATCTGTGGACTGATTGCGTTGGGCGGCGGCTGCCACGAATCGTACTACATCTCATCCGATCATGcggttataaaatttatttttgtttGTATTGATGCTCATGCCTGGTCAATCAGAGAGCAAGTAGTGGACTGGAATCGGCTTTCTTTCTCCAGTTAGTAGACAAGTACAAATGGGAATTTTAAACATAATTATTTAGTCTTAATTAAGCTACTTCgttaattttaacaattaaaacTAAAACATGATTTTAAAAACTCACTCTTTTATGATTATGTTTAGAGCTAATCAAGGACTGAATTATGTTCAAAATTTAGGGATTGAAATTGATTTTTTAGTGGTTCTTTCGATtctgatttttattttatttgtcttcgatttagtttaaattttaattaaatttaataattgaaattttttcaactgtttttaattttttaaaagagaatATTGCAATTCGGTTTAAAATTTAATCACTTGATTTAAATCCGATTTAATGTCAAATTTAATTcattctaattttaatttaaactcatCCTATTCTAATTCCAATTATATTAAAattcaatataaaaaaaattcttaactAAATGAAAGAAGGGACGATTTATGAATTGCGGCAGAAAGCAAAGCAAAGCATGGAAGCAAAGCAACGCCCACCAATAGCATACTCGCTATCCTCCAAAAATCCCCTCAAAGCCACCGCCAGACAATCACGCGTCTACGTGTACAATTCTATTGCcactttattatttattttgctataaatatttttccaaaaaaAATAACAAACACCAATTTAACTTCCCAAGCAAAAATCTTTCCTCCTCCTCTCTCATTTCGCTCCGGAACTTCTCtttccccctctctctctctctgatccGCCTGAAAATGGGACCGATTGTCTTGACTCAGCTTGCGACGGGCCTTAGCGTGCTGGCCGGAGCCGTCCTCGTCAAATCGGTGATGGAACAGAAGCCCATGGCTGGTCCATTCCAGCGGTGCTCAACTTGCAACGGCACAGGTCGAGTTACTTGTCTCTGCTCTCGCTGGTCAGATGGAGATGTGGGATGTCGGACTTGTGCTGGCTCCGGTCGCATGGTGTGTAGTAGTTGCGGTGGTTCCGGTACTGGTCGACCAATTCCGGTTCGAATATCTGCCAGGCCGACGAACCGCCCGTCGTAAGTGGTTTGTGATTAGAGATTTATATAGCTCCCGTTTCTCTCTTatatttttatgtaatttttttcccaaattacaaaattaaattgtGTAATTTAAAAATTGAAGATACCGAAAAGGAAGAGATGGGAGATTTAGTAGGTTTAACTTGTAATGTATTGGCTACTGAGATTCTTATAAAATCGATAAGTTTATaatctaatttaatttctttCTGGTTAGTGGCTTATGGTttctattttctttcttttttatttttttttaaaaaatctcaCTTTCTAGTTGCTGAAATTTGTATGAACGTTAGTAATATGAGCGTAAATTCTCTCAAGACAGTGTCTCGGAGAAGATATAAGGTTGGATTTGGATAAATTGGAACCAATTCTTATAAAATATGGATTCTGAAATTTCATTAATTATATATTGATAACAATAAAAGAAGGTTCAGTATGAACTGGAGTTGTATGTTTTATTAGCTAAAGCCAAATCAACAAGAAAAGCTGAAATTAATAGCCTTTGTATTTGCCTATTATTTACATTCTTTGAACCAAGATTTGTGTACTAGATTGGAGCAGTATTAGGGATGGCTATGGTGTGGAAATTTTAGATTATTTGGAGTCATGGGTGCTAGACTGAATTTCAGACCTTGGTTTGCCTTCTCTTGACTATCACGTGCTTCCATATTTGCTTTCTTGCTAAATTTTAGATTTTAGCAATAACTTCAGACCTGTGAAGTgttaacattctcaaattacattttattgctagtTAAGCTCAATTGGTATATTTGTGGATAGTTAGAAGTGAGTACTATAGGTCTTTCTCTCAAGTGCTGTGACCaatacgaaaaaaaaaaaaagccaaaataGTTGCTCAAATTTGCAAGAAGTGTATGTTGGGCAGAGTACTGTAGTGTTTAATAATTCATAAAATGATTGGATTGGCCGATTGGGCATATCTACTTAATGGAATGTATAGTGGTGTTGTGAGCAATTCAGCTTATTATTCTATGCATGTTGATTTATGCATGGTAGCTGGCACCCAAACTATGCTTAAGTGACCTTATACGTGAGAATCACTTACTGGTTGAAAGATAACAGGGAATGGTGAAAAAGAAGAGTTCTGAAAGAGTTGTTTTATCTTTCCTCTTTCCAGCTATATCGCAGCATTGAAAGCCTTTAAGCAGTCTGATATGCTAGCCAACTAGGCTAGAAAGTAGATTACAATGGGATTAAAGAATGATTAAATGCAGCCAAGGGAGTTTCATCCTTTTTCAGGTTGGTGTGTTAATTAATTGCGTAGGAGGAAAAAAGTGTGAACGGAGATGTAATCATTCATTATTTTTGTTTGCTAATTTACGAATTAGTCTATTCTGTTGTTTTCTTTATATAAAAAGATTATATATGCATTTTTTTACCCCA
It contains:
- the LOC110638171 gene encoding uncharacterized protein LOC110638171: MGPIVLTQLATGLSVLAGAVLVKSVMEQKPMAGPFQRCSTCNGTGRVTCLCSRWSDGDVGCRTCAGSGRMVCSSCGGSGTGRPIPVRISARPTNRPS
- the LOC110638169 gene encoding uncharacterized protein LOC110638169, giving the protein MACRTLVRCSVFITEPWRPLHYQNRSLYSLPSRTAASGFSSLKSSCGFCRRSIRARDFHCARPSHLNCSASSGDNTSPASEDEQDQEPPQEAVLKAISEVSKSEGRVGQTTNVVIGGTVTDDSTNEWLALDQKVNSYPTVRGFTAIGTGGDDFVQAMVVAVESVIQQPIPEGHVKQKVSSRGKYVSVNIGPVQVVSSEQVQAVYIAMRRDDRMKYFL